The genomic interval GCAGGACGTCACCGACCCCCGGGTCGACGCGGACGCCGTGCGCCGCCGCATCGGGGTGGTGTTCCAGGCCTACAACCTCTTCCCGCACCTGTCGGTGCTCGACAACGTCACCCTGGCCCCGCGCCGCGTGCACGGCGTGCCGCGCGAGCAGGCCGAGGCCGCGGCCATGGAGCTGCTCGAGCGGATCGGCCTCGCAGCGCGCGCCCGCGCCTACCCCGACCAGCTCTCCGGCGGCCAGGCGCAGCGCACGGCGATCGTGCGGGCGCTGGCGGTGCAGCCGCGGCTGCTCCTGCTCGACGAGGTCACGTCCGCGCTCGACCCCGAGCTGGTGGGGGAGGTGCTCGCCCTGGTGCGCGAGGTGGCGGCCGGGGGCATGACCATCCTCATGGCCACCCACGAGATGGGGTTCGCCAGGTCCGCCGCCGACGTCGTGTGCTTCCTCGAGGGCGGCGTGCTGCTGGAGCAGGGCCCGCCCGAGCAGGTGCTGGGGGACCCGCAGCACGAGCGCACCCGGACCTTCCTGCGCCGGGTCGTCGAGGCCGGGCGCCTCTGAGGGCCGCCGGAAGGCGGTGACGGGGCAGGCCCGGACTACCGGTACGATCGAGGGCTGTACTCGGCGGTGTGCGGCCCCTCTCTCCGCGATCCGCTGGTCCTCGGGCCCGACGCAGCGCGACACCCACCGCGCGGCCGCCGGCCCACACCCGCGAACCGAAGCAGGAGCACTACCCCGTGGCTGTCAAGATCCGCCTCAAGCGCCTGGGCAAGATCCGCGCCCCGTACTACCGCATCGTCGTCGCCGACTCGCGCACCAAGCGCGACGGTCGTGCGATCGAGGAGATCGGCAAGTACCACCCGACCGAGGAGCCCTCGCTCATCGAGGTCGACCGCGAGCGCGCGCAGTACTGGCTCGGCGTCGGCGCCCAGCCGACCCCCCAGGTCGAGGCCATCCTCAAGATCACCGGTGACTGGCAGACCTTCAAGGGCCTCCCGGGCACCGAGGGCACGCTGAAGACCAAGGCCCCGAAGGCCCCCGCGGCCGGCGCCGAGGACTTCTCCGCCGACAAGCGCGAGAAGCCGAAGAAGGCCGACAAGCCCGCCGCTGACGAGAAGGCGGAGACCCCGGTCCAGCCCGCCGAGGTCGCCAACGCCGAGCAGCCGAACGGCACCGACGAGCCGGCCGAGGCCGGTTCCTCGGGCACCTCGGCCTGAGCACCGGGCAGGAGCAGGCCGTCGTGCTCGCTGACGCGCTCGACCACCTGGTCCGCGGCATCGTCGACAACCCCGACGACGTCCGGGTCACCACCCGCCGCCTGCGGTCCGGCGAGGTCCTCGAGGTGCGCGTGCACCCCGAGGACCTCGGCCGGGTCATCGGGCGGTCGGGTCGCACGGCCAAGGCGCTGCGCACGGTCGTGAGCGCCCTGGCCGGTGACGACGACGTGCGCGTGGACGTCGTCGACGTCGACCGCCCGCGTCGTCGTCCCTCCTGACAGGAGCTGCACGTGGAGGTCGTCGTCGCCCGCATCGGGCGCCCCCACGGGGTGCGCGGTCAGGTGAGCGTCGAGGTCCGCACCGACTCCCCCGGCGAGCGCTTCGCCGGGGGAGCGGTGTTCTCCACCGACCCCGCCGCCGCGGGGCCGCTGGTGCTGGAGTCCGCACGCGACCACAACGGCGTCACCCTGCTCTCGTTCCAGGGCGTGGCGGACCGCAACGCCGCGGAGGGCCTGCGCGGCGTGCTGCTGCTGGCCGACGTGCCCGCCAGCGCCGACGACGAGCCCGACGCGTGGTCGGTGCCCGCGCTCGTGGGGCTGCGCGCCGAGCGCACCGACGGGCGCACCGCCGGCGAGGTGGTCGGCGTGGAGCACGGACCGGCCCAGGACCTGCTCGTGGTGCGGCAGCCCTCGGGGTCGCTGGCGCGGGTGCCCTTCGTCGCAGCCCTCGTGCCCGTCGTCGACGTCGAGGGCGGCCGGGTGGTCCTGGACCCGCCCGGCGGCCTGCTCGAGGGCGACGGCGCCCCGGAGGACGCCCGGTGACCGTGCTGTGAGGATCGACGTCGTCTCGATCTTCCCCGAGTACCTGTCGCCCCTGGAGCTGTCGCTCATCGGCAAGGCCCGTACGACGGGTCTGCTCGACCTGCACGTCCACGACCTGCGCACCTGGACCACCGACCGCCACCGCACCGTCGACGACGCCCCGCTCGGCGGGGGCGCGGGCATGGTCATGCGCCCCGAGCCCTGGGCCGCGGCGCTGGCCGACGTCCGCGAGGCGGGCCGGCGCACGCTGGAGGAGCCCGACGCGGTCCCGCACCTGCTGGTGCCCAGCCCCGCGGGCGTCCCCTTCACCCAGGCGATGGCCCACGAGCTGGCCGACGAGGCCTGGCTGGCGTTCGCGTGCGGGCGCTACGAGGGCATCGACGAGCGCGTGCTCGACGTGGCCGCCGAGCAGGGGCCCGTGACGCCCGTCAGCCTCGGCGACTACGTCCTCAACGGCGGTGAGGTGGCCGTCCTCGCCGTCGTCGAGGCCGTGGCGCGCCTGCTGCCGGGCGTGCTGGGCAACCCGGAGAGCGTGGTGGAGGAGTCCCACGCTCCCGCCACCGGCGGACTGCTGGAGGCCCCGGTCTACACCCGACCCGCGACCTGGGAGGGCCGGTCGGCGCCCGACGTGCTGCTGTCGGGCCACCACGCGAAGGTGGCGGCCTGGCGGCGCGAGCAGTCGCTGCGGCGCACCGCCGCGCGGCGCCCCGACCTGCTGGAGCGGCTCGACGCCGCCCAGCTGACGCGCGCCGACCGCGCCGTCCTGGCGGACCTGGGCTGGGAGAGCGGCGACGACGGGGTGCGCCGCACCTCCTGACCGCCCGGTCCGCCGCTGTGCTCGCGAAGCCCTGGTCGGTGGTGCGCCGCCGCTGTGGCAGACTGGGACGCCGTGCCGTGACCGGCGCCCGCCCCTGCCACAGGGGGCGAGCGGTCGCCGGAGGGGACCGGCACGACGACAGAGGCAGACCAGCGGCCCACCGCACACCGCGGCGGGCCAGACGTCGCGCGTGACCTGTGGCACCGCGGGAACGGACACCAACCGTGCACACCTTCGACGCTCTCGACGCCGCGTCGCTCCGCAGCGACCTGCCGTCCTTCGGCCCTGGCGACACCATCAAGGTCAACGTCAAGGTCGTCGAGGGCAGCCGCTCCCGCATCCAGGTCTTCCAGGGCGCGGTCATCCGCCGCTCCGGCGGCGGCGTCCGCGAGACCTTCACCGCCCGCAAGGTCAGCTTCGGCGTGGGCGTGGAGCGCACCTTCCCGCTGCACTCCCCGGCGATCGACTCCATCGAGGTCGTGACCCGCGGTGACGTGCGCCGCGCCAAGCTGTACTACCTGCGCGACCTGCGCGGAAAGGCCGCCAAGATCAAGGAGAAGCGGGACGTCCGTCCCGCCTGAGCGCCTCCCGCTCACCGCAGCAGGGGCCCGGTCCGTCCTCGGACCGGGCCCCTGCTGCATCCCCACCGGCGCTCCCGAGCGCGGTCCTGACGGCTGTCCCCAGCGCGGTCCCGGCCGCCACCTCACGGAGCCTCCCAGCCCCGCGACGTAGCCTTCCGAGGTCGCCGGCGCACCGCCGCGGCCCCCATCCCCCGGAGGACGAGTGGTTGACCAGCAGGCGCGGCACGAGTCCCCGCCACCGGACGGCCCCGGCCGCCGCTCGCGCGAGCGCGGTCCGCTCGCCGGCCTCCTCGCGGCCCTGCGCGAGGCCGTCGTCGTGGTGGTCGCGGCGCTCGTGCTGTCGCTGCTCGTCAAGACCTTCCTCGTGCAGGCGTTCTACATCCCGTCGGAGTCGATGGAGGACACCCTGCTCGTGGGGGACCGCGTGCTGGTCAGCCAGCTGACGCCGGGCCCGGTCGCGCTCCAGCGCGGGGACGTGGTGGTCTTCGAGGACCCGGGCGGCTGGCTGCAGCCGCAGCCCGAGCCCGACCGGGGCCCCGTCGGCAACGCCGTCGTCGACGTGCTCACCTTCGTGGGGGTGCTCCCCTCCAACTCCGGCCAGCACCTCATCAAGCGCGTCATCGGGCTGCCGGGCGACCACGTGGTCTGCTGCGACGCGCAGGGCCTGACCACCGTCAACGGCGTCGCGATCCACGAGGACTTCCTCAAGCCCGGGTCGGTCTCCAGCGAGAAGTCCTTCGACGTCACCGTCCCGCCGAACAGCCTGTGGGTGGAGGGCGACAACCGGCAGAACTCCGGTGACTCCCGCTACCACCCCGGCTCGCCCGGCGGCGGCGCCGTGCCGGTCGACGACGTCGTGGGGCGGGCCGTCGTCATCGTCTGGCCGCTCGACAGGCTCACCTGGCTGGGCCGGCACGCCGAGGCGTTCGCGGGCGTCCCGGCCGCCTCCAGCGGTGGCTGAGCGCCCCACCGCCCGGCGCCCCCGCTCCACCGCCCCCACCCTGCGCCGCGAGCGGGAGCTGCTGCGCTCCGGGCACGCCCTCGTGGCCGGCGTGGACGAGGTGGGGCGCGGAGCGCTCGCCGGGCCGGTGACCGTCGGCGTCGTCGTCGTCGAGCTCTCCACCCGCAGCGCCCCCGTCGGCCTGCGCGACTCCAAGCTGCTGAGCCCCGCGGCCCGGGAGGCGCTCGTGCCGGCGCTGCGCCGCTGGGCGCCGGGGTGGGCGGTCGGGCACGCCTCCGCCGCCGAGGTGGACGCCCTGGGCATCCTGCGGGCCCTGCGGCTGGCGGGGACGCGCGCCCTGCACCAGCTGCCGGCGCTGCCCGCCGCGGCCCTGCTCGACGGCGACTACGACTGGCTGAACCGGCCCCACCCGCCGCCGGCGGCGAGCT from Quadrisphaera sp. RL12-1S carries:
- a CDS encoding RNA-binding protein, translating into MLADALDHLVRGIVDNPDDVRVTTRRLRSGEVLEVRVHPEDLGRVIGRSGRTAKALRTVVSALAGDDDVRVDVVDVDRPRRRPS
- a CDS encoding ribonuclease HII, with product MAERPTARRPRSTAPTLRRERELLRSGHALVAGVDEVGRGALAGPVTVGVVVVELSTRSAPVGLRDSKLLSPAAREALVPALRRWAPGWAVGHASAAEVDALGILRALRLAGTRALHQLPALPAAALLDGDYDWLNRPHPPPAASCAPLGGGVDVVTQVKGDLRCAAVAAASVLAKVERDALMVGLDAEHPGYGWAGNKGYSAPDHLAALRELGPCVQHRRSWRLPGTTAAGQAALAEQLDLLGALDAPPEDRAGAEPRGSDEALGARGA
- the rplS gene encoding 50S ribosomal protein L19 translates to MHTFDALDAASLRSDLPSFGPGDTIKVNVKVVEGSRSRIQVFQGAVIRRSGGGVRETFTARKVSFGVGVERTFPLHSPAIDSIEVVTRGDVRRAKLYYLRDLRGKAAKIKEKRDVRPA
- the lepB gene encoding signal peptidase I; its protein translation is MVDQQARHESPPPDGPGRRSRERGPLAGLLAALREAVVVVVAALVLSLLVKTFLVQAFYIPSESMEDTLLVGDRVLVSQLTPGPVALQRGDVVVFEDPGGWLQPQPEPDRGPVGNAVVDVLTFVGVLPSNSGQHLIKRVIGLPGDHVVCCDAQGLTTVNGVAIHEDFLKPGSVSSEKSFDVTVPPNSLWVEGDNRQNSGDSRYHPGSPGGGAVPVDDVVGRAVVIVWPLDRLTWLGRHAEAFAGVPAASSGG
- a CDS encoding amino acid ABC transporter ATP-binding protein, with product MSDQPVLRVRNLVKTYPTAQGPAPVLRGIDLDVDEHQVVTLIGASGSGKSTLLRCVDLLEQVDDGQVWLDGQDVTDPRVDADAVRRRIGVVFQAYNLFPHLSVLDNVTLAPRRVHGVPREQAEAAAMELLERIGLAARARAYPDQLSGGQAQRTAIVRALAVQPRLLLLDEVTSALDPELVGEVLALVREVAAGGMTILMATHEMGFARSAADVVCFLEGGVLLEQGPPEQVLGDPQHERTRTFLRRVVEAGRL
- the trmD gene encoding tRNA (guanosine(37)-N1)-methyltransferase TrmD; the encoded protein is MRIDVVSIFPEYLSPLELSLIGKARTTGLLDLHVHDLRTWTTDRHRTVDDAPLGGGAGMVMRPEPWAAALADVREAGRRTLEEPDAVPHLLVPSPAGVPFTQAMAHELADEAWLAFACGRYEGIDERVLDVAAEQGPVTPVSLGDYVLNGGEVAVLAVVEAVARLLPGVLGNPESVVEESHAPATGGLLEAPVYTRPATWEGRSAPDVLLSGHHAKVAAWRREQSLRRTAARRPDLLERLDAAQLTRADRAVLADLGWESGDDGVRRTS
- the rpsP gene encoding 30S ribosomal protein S16, with the protein product MAVKIRLKRLGKIRAPYYRIVVADSRTKRDGRAIEEIGKYHPTEEPSLIEVDRERAQYWLGVGAQPTPQVEAILKITGDWQTFKGLPGTEGTLKTKAPKAPAAGAEDFSADKREKPKKADKPAADEKAETPVQPAEVANAEQPNGTDEPAEAGSSGTSA
- the rimM gene encoding ribosome maturation factor RimM (Essential for efficient processing of 16S rRNA), with protein sequence MEVVVARIGRPHGVRGQVSVEVRTDSPGERFAGGAVFSTDPAAAGPLVLESARDHNGVTLLSFQGVADRNAAEGLRGVLLLADVPASADDEPDAWSVPALVGLRAERTDGRTAGEVVGVEHGPAQDLLVVRQPSGSLARVPFVAALVPVVDVEGGRVVLDPPGGLLEGDGAPEDAR